The window GCTATACACCGATTGGGGCGGCAACTACAAATGCTGAAAAACCATTTTTGGATAAAATCGCCCAGCAATCTTACAAACCTGAGTATAGTTATGCTACAGATGAGGATGTGTACGATCTAGATCCCACTGCCGATGCTTGGGATAACAGCCGCAATGTCCTTGTTTACTCACAGTGGCAATTGGATAACGCACGGGTGATGTGGGGACGTTTGGACAAACGTTTTCCAGTTGAAGGAGAAAGTTATAGTGACGTCAGAGAACGTTTTGGGACTGTACTCGGTAATTACTTCCAAAACATCTATTACGCCACAAAATATATTGGCGGACAGTCTTTCTTTAGAGTTCATGCTGGCAACAACCAAGGACAATTACCGTTTCAACCCGTGCCAGCAGACAAACAACGGCAGGCGCTAGCAATGCTGCAAAAGTATGTTTTTGCTGAAGATGCCTTTAATTTTTCACCAGATTTATTGAATAAATTAGCACCTTCACGCTGGCGGCATTGGGGGAGCAGTCCCCGCATCGGTCGTTTAGATTATCCGATTCACGATTTGGTATTATTTGTCCAGAGTATTGTTTTATCGGATTTGCTTTCAGGCGATCGCCTCTCCCGTCTCAAGGATATTGAACTTAAAACGGAGACAGGAAAAGCTTTGACGCTACCTGAATTATTTGATACCTTGCAAGAGGGTATTTGGACGGAAGTAATAAAATCTAAAGGTAAAAACATCACAATTTCTAGCTTGCGTCGCGGCTTACAGCGACAATATCTAGATACTTTAACTAGTATGGTGTTGCGGAAAAAATACGTTCCAGAAGATGCTCGCACGCTAGCTTGGTATAAAATTCGCCAGCTAGATGAAAAACTAGCAAACGTAAACTCTGACGACGAATATACCAAAGCGCACATACTCGAAACACGCGATCGCATCAAGAAAGTTTTAGAAGCGCCTTTGCAAGCAAATTAGTCTCTGAGGGATTAGGGAGTTAATCAGTGAACAGTGTAGACGCGCAGCGGCTTGCCCCAGGCTACAGTTATCATACCAAATCCGAATTTAATACCCCCTTTTACCCTACACCCTGGAAGGGTGAGGCTACATAAACAAAGCCCGCCTACGCGGGCTATACAAAAAAGGGTTTGAACAACCGAATTTGGTATTAGGTGTATTAGTGTTAACTGATAACTGATAACTGAATCCTGATCCCCAATCTTTCGGTCAAAACTTCCACCAAATGACAAAAGATGTAGTTAAAGCTAACAGAGTTAACAGCACAATCCCTATTGCCCCTTGCAATGCGTACCAAACTTGTTGCTCTGGGGAAGGATATTCAGCATAGGAAATCTTAGGCTCAACTGCGTTATTTTCAACAAGTTGTTCCTTGTCTAGAGTGTACATAGTTGCGTTTCTCTGTTAGCTGTTACGCAAATCAATGTAGTGATAATCTGTAGAAATAACAATATTTTTTAGATACAGGTTAGTTTTATCTATCATTATAAAAACTGAACAGTCCGCCAAGAAATTAAATTTCTTGGCTAAAAGCTAAAGTCTGATAAAGCAGACTAAGTAAGATTTTCAGTCAGTTTTAACTGACTTGAACTATAAGCCTGGAAACTTCAGTTCCAGGCGTTTTATACTAAATTGGGATAGGAAATATTATTTGATGAAGTTTATATTTTTGTAGAGACGTGCCATGGCACGTCTCTACAGATTCAAAAAATACTTAATTTCTCATTCCAAATCTGACTGATAATTCTCTAATTTCTTCTTCTTCCAACTTCCGAAACAGTGGTGGAATGATATTAATTGGATGACCTGGATACAAAGCATCAAAATTCACACTTTCGCTGATCTTTGTCGTTCTGTCGGTATTAGATAAATGCAGTGCATCAAAAAGCTTTGCAGAGGTGAATGGAAGAATTGGAAGAGAAACAAGTGCATAAATTCGGATTAAATTAATACAAGTTCGCACCACTTGGGCTGCTTCTTCAGGGTTCTCTTTAATCAGTTTCCACGGCGCCCTTGCATCAACATACTGATTGCCAACAGACCATAAGGAATAGAGAGCTTCTATTGCCTTGCGAAACTCCATATTTTTCAAAGATTCGCAGTATTTGTTCACAAGTTGCTTGCAAGTATTTTGTAGTTCCTGTTCTTTTTGACCAAAGCTGCCACCTTCAGGAATAGTTGCGCCAAAATTTTTGACAGTAAACTTAAGAATTCGATTAACAAAGTTGCCAAAAGTATCAGATAAATCTTTGTTAACCTTCACTTGAAATAACTCCCAAGTAAAAGCAGAATCAGCAGATTCAGGAATCATCGACAAAAGACTATATCGCCAATAATCGGCAGGTAAGATTGAGAGTGCCTGGTCTAGAAAAACTCCTCGTTTTGAACTAGTAGAAAACTTACCGCCATAGTATGTTAGCCAATTAAATCCCTTAATTTGATCGGGCAGTTTCCAGTTTTCTCGCGTACCTAGAATCATCGCTGGAAACATAATCGTGTGGAATGGCAAGTTATCCTTAGCCATAAATTGCACGTAAAAGGTATTTTCTGGCTCGCGCCACCACGTTTCCCAATCTTGGGAATTTTCTATACCCCATCCTTTAGTTGCAGCGATATATCCAATGGGTGCATCAAACCAAACATAGAAAACTTTTCCCTCAAATCCCAGGCGGGGAACAGGAATTCCCCAAGTAATGTCGCGAGTGATGCATCGGTCTTGAAGTCCTTCATTTAACCACTTCATCGCAATTGACTTAGTGAGGTTAGACCAATTTGGATGTTTCTCAACCCAAGCTTTTACCTCATGGGAGAGTGCAGAAAGCTTTAAGAACAGGTGCTTGGTTTTTCGGACTTCTAAACGTGTGCTTCCTGAAATTGCAGAACGCGGTTCTATCAATTCAGTTGGGTCGAGTAAAGATGTACAATTTTCACACTGATCTCCCCTTGCTGATTGATATCCGCAATGGGGACAAGTCCCAATAATATATCTATCCGGCAAAAAACACTCATCATCAAGAGAGTAAACGAGGCTAATCTCCCGTTCTTCTATAAAACCGTTTTTGTCCAGAGACTGATAAAAATACTGGGTTAGCTCTTGGTTATAAACTGATGAGTTGCGACCAAAATAGTCAAACGACAAACCAAGGTTTCTATAAATTTCTGCCTGGAGTCCGTGCATTCTTTCACAGAAAGTAGCTACATCCAGTCCTGCTTCCAAAGCAGCTATTTCTGTCGGTGTACCATGTTCATCAGTAGCGCAGATGAAGAGAACTGTTTCGCCTTCCTGTCTCAAGAAACGAGCATATACATCTGCTGGAAGCATAGAACCTACAAGGTTCCCCAAATGTTTGATGCCGTTGATGTAGGGCAGTGCGCTGGTGATTAGGTACTTTACCTTAATGTCATTAGTATTTATAGGCGTTGTGGATATAATGGAGAATTTGCAGTCACCCCCATAAGGATTTTGATATTGGATTTGTATTACTTATTATAATACACGATGTTGTATAAAAATCCCAGACTGGCTGTTTGATGTGAACTGAGTTCTAAGATTACTCAATAAGTATAAAATTTATCACAGTGGCTTCAACATTCAAAATTGATGCAACCCATGCTTCTAAGAATAATTTTAATTTTAGCAACCTCTATATTATTGGTTTTAGGATTACTATCCTTAAGTAGCTATTTTGCTTGGTTTTGGCCGCTAGAATTGATAACTCATTTCCGAGTTCAGTATTTGATTTTATCGTTAATACTCAGTATTAATTTTATTATTCTTTGGAGAAAACACTATCTCAAAAGTAAAATCTTAGTTTTCGTTGCCTTATTATTAGTTGGTTTGAATTCAATTGAGGTGATTCCTTGGTATCTACCTCATTGGCAACAGGCAGCTAGTAATACAAACAACCAGATTCGGATTTTATCTTTCAATATTCATATTCAAAACACTCGTTATAATGACATTATTAATAGTGTTCGCGATCGCCAACCTGATGTCGCTTTATTT is drawn from Chlorogloeopsis sp. ULAP01 and contains these coding sequences:
- a CDS encoding ssl1498 family light-harvesting-like protein; translation: MYTLDKEQLVENNAVEPKISYAEYPSPEQQVWYALQGAIGIVLLTLLALTTSFVIWWKF
- the metG gene encoding methionine--tRNA ligase is translated as MQIQYQNPYGGDCKFSIISTTPINTNDIKVKYLITSALPYINGIKHLGNLVGSMLPADVYARFLRQEGETVLFICATDEHGTPTEIAALEAGLDVATFCERMHGLQAEIYRNLGLSFDYFGRNSSVYNQELTQYFYQSLDKNGFIEEREISLVYSLDDECFLPDRYIIGTCPHCGYQSARGDQCENCTSLLDPTELIEPRSAISGSTRLEVRKTKHLFLKLSALSHEVKAWVEKHPNWSNLTKSIAMKWLNEGLQDRCITRDITWGIPVPRLGFEGKVFYVWFDAPIGYIAATKGWGIENSQDWETWWREPENTFYVQFMAKDNLPFHTIMFPAMILGTRENWKLPDQIKGFNWLTYYGGKFSTSSKRGVFLDQALSILPADYWRYSLLSMIPESADSAFTWELFQVKVNKDLSDTFGNFVNRILKFTVKNFGATIPEGGSFGQKEQELQNTCKQLVNKYCESLKNMEFRKAIEALYSLWSVGNQYVDARAPWKLIKENPEEAAQVVRTCINLIRIYALVSLPILPFTSAKLFDALHLSNTDRTTKISESVNFDALYPGHPINIIPPLFRKLEEEEIRELSVRFGMRN